In Populus trichocarpa isolate Nisqually-1 chromosome 7, P.trichocarpa_v4.1, whole genome shotgun sequence, the following proteins share a genomic window:
- the LOC7457175 gene encoding thioredoxin X, chloroplastic codes for MDKIILSSTSTPLSTSSLPPLRTVTSTASLSSPKKLFLLRSTQSQRKLSSSSRRSTSFCKVHKSTTITCGAITEINESEFQNVVLNSDRPVLVEFVATWCGPCRLISPAMESVAQEYGDRLTVVKIDHDANPKLIKEYKVYGLPALVLFKDGKEVPESRREGAITKAKLKEYVDALLESISVA; via the exons ATGGACAAGATTATCCTCTCAAGCACTTCTACTCCTTTATCCACCTCTTCTCTTCCTCCACTTCGTACAGTTACTTCCACAGCTTCTTTATCTTCTCCAAAGAAGCTCTTCTTGTTACGTTCGACTCAAAGTCAAAGAAAACTATCCTCTTCTTCAAGAAGGTCAACTAGCTTCTGTAAAGTTCACAAGTCTACTACAATAACATGTGGAGCTATTACAGAGATTAACGAAAGTGAGTTTCAAAATGTTGTCTTAAATTCTGACCGTCCAGTTCTTGTTGAGTTTGTGGCAACCTGGTGTGGTCCTTGTAGGTTAATATCTCCTGCCATGGAATCTGTGGCTCAg GAATATGGGGATAGATTGACGGTTGTTAAGATCGATCATGACGCGAAccccaaattaattaaagagtaTAAGGTCTATGGATTGCCTGCTTTGGTTCTTTTTAAAGATGGGAAGGAAGTGCCTGAAAGCAGAAGGGAAGGTGCAATTACAAAGGCAAAACTTAAAGAATATGTTGATGCTCTCTTGGAGTCCATATCAGTTGCATAG
- the LOC127905551 gene encoding E3 ubiquitin-protein ligase RING1-like has protein sequence MSFTGAPPLPAVTAAATTTSKQYFCYQCNRTVSITPSSYDDPFCPICHDSFIEEFETQNPQNPNPFSDSYFNDPFDPFSSLFPLLFQNSGNFSHPEFPTRPGFSDPNAFNPLEFLRSHLQNLHSGGGRVQFVIDNNGHEPGLRFPDGNFGDYFIGSGLEQLIQQLAENDPNRYGTPPASKKAIEALPTMKVTEEMMKSEMNNQCAVCKDEFEGGEEVKGMPCKHVFHEDCIIPWLNMHNSCPVCRYELPTDDPDYENRSPGGQGSGGGSAGGMERRFTISIPRAFGGSGGGGGQSSS, from the coding sequence ATGTCTTTCACCGGAGCTCCCCCATTACCTGCAGTGACCGCCGCAGCAACCACCACATCGAAACAATATTTCTGCTACCAATGCAACCGCACAGTCTCGATAACTCCCTCTTCCTACGATGATCCATTTTGCCCGATTTGCCACGATAGCTTCATTGAAGAATTCGAAACCCAAAACCCTCAAAACCCGAATCCATTCTCCGACTCGTATTTCAACGACCCATTTgaccccttctcttctctctttcctctCCTCTTCCAAAACTCTGGCAATTTCTCTCATCCTGAATTTCCAACCCGACCCGGATTCTCCGACCCGAATGCGTTTAACCCCCTTGAGTTCCTCCGTTCTCACCTCCAAAACCTTCATTCTGGTGGGGGTCGGGTCCAGTTTGTGATTGACAACAATGGACACGAACCTGGTCTTCGATTCCCAGATGGTAATTTTGGTGATTATTTTATTGGGTCGGGTTTGGAGCAACTGATCCAACAGTTGGCTGAGAATGATCCGAACAGGTATGGGACGCCTCCGGCGTCGAAAAAGGCGATTGAGGCATTGCCCACGATGAAGGTTACCGAGGAGATGATGAAATCAGAGATGAATAATCAATGTGCTGTGTGTAAAGATGAGTTTGAGGGAGGAGAAGAAGTCAAAGGGATGCCATGTAAACATGTGTTTCATGAGGATTGTATAATACCTTGGTTGAACATGCATAATTCGTGTCCAGTTTGTCGGTATGAGTTGCCTACTGATGATCCTGATTACGAGAATAGATCTCCTGGAGGGCAAGGGAGTGGTGGGGGTAGCGCTGGAGGAATGGAGAGAAGGTTCACTATTTCAATTCCGAGGGCGTTTGGtggaagtggtggtggtggtggacaAAGCAGTTCTTGA
- the LOC18101010 gene encoding sugar transport protein 10, which yields MAGGAFVGPSTGGNYEGRVTTFVITTCLVAAMGGLIFGYDIGISGGVTSMDSFLKKFFPSVYHKENEDHRESMYCKFDSHWLQLFTSSLYLSALVASFFSSTVTRLFGRKISMLSGGLVFLVGAFLNGAAANVAMLILGRLLLGVGIGFANQSVPIYLSEMAPAKIRGALNIGFQMAITIGILAANLINYGTSKIKEGYGWRISLALAAVPAIMMIVGSFFLPDTPNSILERGHPEKAKKMLQRIRGTNNVEVEFQDLAAANELAKRVEHPWKNILQPRYRPQLVICILIPFFQQITGINVINFYAPVLFKTLGFGDDASLMSAVITGIVNVVCTAVSIYSADRFGRRILFLEGGIQMIICQILVAVMIGINFGTNGVGEMSGSTANFVLFLICAYVAAFAWSWGPLGWLVPSEICPLEIRSAGQAINVSVNMFFTFLIGQFFLTMLCHLKFGLFLFFAGFVVIMTIFIYFFLPETKNVPIEEMNTVWKAHWFWGKYIPDDAVIGGQNLKELTA from the exons ATGGCTGGAGGAGCTTTTGTTGGGCCAAGTACGGGGGGGAACTATGAAGGTCGTGTCACTACCTTCGTTATCACCACCTGTTTGGTTGCTGCCATGGGTGGTCTCATTTTCGGTTATGACATTGGTATCTCAG GTGGGGTGACTTCTATGGACTCATTTCTCAAGAAATTCTTCCCATCTGTGTACCACAAAGAGAACGAAGATCATCGAGAGAGCATGTACTGCAAATTTGATAGCCACTGGTTGCAATTGTTCACATCTTCTCTCTACCTTTCTGCTTTGGTAGCCTCCTTCTTTTCCTCTACGGTTACCAGACTATTCGGCCGTAAAATCTCTATGTTGTCTGGAGGGTTGGTCTTCCTTGTTGGTGCCTTTCTTAATGGTGCTGCCGCCAATGTAGCAATGCTTATACTTGGTCGTTTGTTGCTTGGTGTTGGTATTGGCTTTGCTAATCAG TCTGTTCCAATTTATCTATCTGAAATGGCACCAGCAAAGATTAGAGGAGCGCTTAATATTGGTTTCCAAATGGCCATTACAATCGGTATCCTTGCTGCAAATCTCATTAACTACGGAACATCAAAGATCAAAGAAGGATATGGCTGGAGAATTTCTTTGGCTCTTGCAGCTGTCCCCGCTATAATGATGATTGTTGGATCATTTTTCCTTCCAGACACTCCCAATTCTATCCTTGAGAGAGGCCACCCCGAGAAAGCGAAGAAAATGTTGCAAAGGATTCGCGGCACGAACAATGTTGAAGTAGAATTCCAAGACCTTGCAGCCGCAAATGAGCTTGCGAAGAGAGTGGAACACCCATGGAAAAACATCTTGCAGCCAAGATATAGGCCTCAGCTTGTCATTTGCATATTGATTCCATTCTTCCAGCAAATTACTGGAATCAATGTCATCAATTTTTATGCACCTGTTCTCTTCAAGACCTTGGGTTTCGGAGATGATGCTTCACTTATGTCTGCAGTTATCACGGGCATAGTTAATGTTGTCTGTACAGCTGTTTCCATCTACTCAGCTGATAGGTTTGGGAGAAGAATTTTGTTCCTTGAAGGAGGCATTCAGATGATTATTTGCCAG ATACTTGTTGCAGTCATGATAGGCATCAACTTTGGAACAAATGGTGTAGGAGAAATGTCAGGTAGCACAGCCAACTTTGTACTGTTCTTGATATGTGCTTATGTTGCAGCATTTGCCTGGTCTTGGGGTCCATTGGGATGGCTAGTGCCTAGTGAAATCTGCCCTCTTGAGATTAGATCAGCAGGGCAAGCCATCAATGTCTCAGTCAACATGTTCTTCACTTTCCTCATTGGCCAGTTCTTCCTAACCATGCTCTGCCACTTGAAGTTTGGTCTATTCTTGTTCTTTGCTGGCTTTGTTGTTATCATGACCATCTTCATTTACTTCTTCTTGCCCGAGACAAAGAATGTCCCAATTGAAGAAATGAACACTGTTTGGAAGGCACATTGGTTCTGGGGCAAGTACATCCCTGATGATGCTGTCATTGGAGGCCAAAACTTGAAGGAGCTGACTGCGTGA